A region from the Vicia villosa cultivar HV-30 ecotype Madison, WI linkage group LG3, Vvil1.0, whole genome shotgun sequence genome encodes:
- the LOC131660432 gene encoding GATA transcription factor 7-like produces the protein MEFAVAKALKPSLRREFVFQQTLGEELFSLNSNTVVAGEDFSVDDLLDFSNGDVLHHEQHNEEDEEEKDSLSLSSHSLSEDSNSNSNDASYDSIFSTELLVPDDDVAGLEWVSHFVDDSLPELSLLYPVHVQTNENPQNEPNHEKITRKTRTVKSRKPNPRAWAFSPLILRPFFPSTVFVEPPAKKQKKKVQAQAQTQVVGVEAQEEAHLQRRCSHCQVQKTPQWRTGPLGAKTLCNACGVRYKSGRLFSEYRPACSPTFSSEIHSNSHRKVLEMRKRKGMVGQESGLSAQTQIVTSC, from the exons ATGGAGTTTGCGGTAGCAAAAGCTTTGAAACCGAGTTTACGAAGGGAGTTTGTTTTTCAACAAACGCTTGGTGAGGAACTTTTTAGCCTTAACTCCAATACGGTGGTTGCCGGTGAAGATTTCTCCGTTGACGACCTCCTTGATTTTTCCAACGGCGATGTTCTTCACCATGAGCAACACAACgaggaagacgaagaagaaaAAGATAGTTTATCTCTTTCCTCTCACTCGCTCTCGGAAGATAGCAACTCGAATTCCAACGACGCTTCCTACGATTCCATTTTCTCAACTGAATTGCTCGTTCCG GATGATGACGTGGCAGGCCTTGAATGGGTTTCTCACTTTGTAGATGATTCTCTACCAGAGCTTTCTCTTCTCTACCCGGTTCATGTTCAAACCAACGAGAATCCTCAAAATGAACCGAACCATGAAAAAATTACCAGAAAAACCAGAACCGTCAAGAGCAGAAAACCAAACCCTCGAGCCTGGGCTTTTAGTCCTTTGATTTTACGTCCATTTTTCCCGTCTACGGTTTTTGTAGAGCCGCCAgcaaagaaacagaagaaaaaggTTCAGGCCCAGGCCCAGACTCAAGTTGTTGGGgttgaagcccaagaggaggcccATTTACAGCGACGGTGTAGTCATTGCCAAGTGCAGAAGACACCGCAGTGGAGAACCGGTCCGTTAGGAGCTAAAACTCTATGCAACGCGTGTGGGGTTCGGTATAAATCCGGTCGGCTTTTTTCGGAGTATAGACCGGCTTGTAGCCCAACTTTTAGCAGCGAAATTCATTCCAATAGCCACCGGAAGGTGTTGGAGATGAGGAAGAGGAAAGGGATGGTTGGACAGGAATCCGGTTTATCGGCTCAGACCCAAATAGTTACGAGTTGCTGA